A genome region from Proteus vulgaris includes the following:
- the rluD gene encoding 23S rRNA pseudouridine(1911/1915/1917) synthase RluD: MSQQIRLNATVADSQLGQRLDQALAEMFPDYSRSRIKEWILDNRVQVNDKIINKPKEKMLGGEKIEVDALIEEEVRWEPQNIPLNIVYEDDDILVINKPRDLVVHPGAGNPDGTVLNALLYRYPEIANVPRAGIVHRLDKDTTGLMVVAKTVPAQTHLVEALQRREITREYEAVATGRMTAGGVVNEPISRHPTKRTHMAVHPMGKPAVTHYRVMEHFRAHTRLRLRLETGRTHQIRVHMAHIHHALIGDQLYAGRPRPLKGASDELRETLRLFDRQALHATMLRLYHPITGIEMEWHAPLPDDMVKLIDVLKADVEQFKDEMDW; this comes from the coding sequence ATGTCTCAACAAATACGACTTAATGCTACAGTCGCAGATTCACAGCTGGGTCAACGCTTAGATCAGGCTTTGGCCGAAATGTTCCCTGATTATTCAAGATCTCGTATAAAAGAGTGGATCTTAGACAATAGAGTGCAGGTTAACGATAAAATCATCAATAAGCCAAAAGAAAAAATGCTTGGCGGTGAAAAAATTGAAGTCGATGCCTTAATTGAAGAGGAAGTTCGTTGGGAGCCTCAGAATATTCCGTTAAATATCGTCTATGAAGATGATGATATTTTAGTTATCAATAAGCCAAGAGATCTCGTTGTGCATCCTGGTGCTGGTAACCCTGATGGCACCGTATTAAACGCATTACTTTATCGCTATCCAGAGATTGCTAATGTCCCTCGTGCAGGTATTGTCCATCGATTAGATAAAGACACAACAGGTTTAATGGTTGTTGCAAAAACAGTTCCTGCTCAAACGCATTTGGTAGAAGCTTTACAACGTCGTGAAATCACGCGTGAGTATGAAGCGGTTGCAACAGGAAGAATGACTGCTGGAGGAGTAGTGAATGAACCTATTTCTCGACATCCAACTAAACGGACTCATATGGCTGTTCACCCAATGGGTAAACCAGCGGTAACACATTATCGTGTTATGGAGCATTTCCGTGCTCATACGCGTTTACGTTTACGTTTAGAAACTGGCCGTACTCACCAAATTCGTGTTCATATGGCACATATTCACCATGCTTTAATTGGTGATCAGCTTTATGCAGGAAGACCTCGTCCTTTAAAAGGGGCATCAGATGAATTACGTGAAACGTTACGTTTATTTGATAGACAGGCTCTACATGCAACGATGCTACGCCTTTATCATCCAATAACAGGTATTGAAATGGAATGGCATGCACCATTACCTGATGATATGGTTAAGCTGATTGATGTGCTAAAAGCTGACGTTGAACAGTTCAAAGATGAAATGGATTGGTAA
- the bamD gene encoding outer membrane protein assembly factor BamD, with the protein MRRIKYLVAAATLSLLLTGCSSSDKDATADMSPSELYSTSQEKLLDGNYGAAIKQLESLDNRYPFGPYSQQVQLDLIYAYYKSAELPMAISAIDRFMRLNPTHPNIDYVLYMRGLTAQALDDSALQGFFGIDRSDRDPQHAIVAFKDFSQLVRYYPDSLYAADATKRLVFLKNRLAKYDLSVAKFYTKRGAYVAVINRVEQMMRNYPDTQATRDALVYMENAYKELGLTQEADKVASLIAANPA; encoded by the coding sequence ATGAGACGCATTAAATACCTGGTGGCAGCGGCCACTTTAAGCCTGTTACTTACTGGCTGTTCGAGTTCAGACAAAGACGCTACTGCCGATATGTCACCTTCTGAGCTTTACTCAACCAGTCAGGAAAAATTGCTAGATGGCAATTATGGAGCGGCTATCAAACAATTAGAGTCTCTCGATAATCGCTATCCTTTTGGCCCTTACTCGCAACAAGTTCAACTCGATCTGATTTATGCTTATTATAAGTCAGCGGAACTACCAATGGCGATTTCTGCAATCGACCGTTTTATGCGATTAAACCCAACCCATCCTAATATCGACTATGTTCTTTATATGCGAGGCTTAACTGCTCAAGCATTAGATGATAGTGCATTACAAGGATTCTTTGGTATTGATCGTTCAGACCGTGATCCTCAACATGCAATTGTGGCATTTAAAGATTTTAGTCAATTAGTTCGTTACTATCCAGACAGCCTTTACGCCGCCGATGCAACCAAACGCCTCGTCTTTCTTAAAAACCGTTTAGCGAAGTATGATCTTTCTGTTGCGAAATTCTATACTAAACGAGGGGCTTATGTCGCGGTTATTAATAGAGTAGAGCAAATGATGCGTAATTATCCTGATACACAAGCCACTCGTGACGCGCTTGTCTATATGGAAAATGCGTATAAAGAATTAGGTCTGACACAAGAAGCAGATAAAGTAG